One Prunus dulcis chromosome 8, ALMONDv2, whole genome shotgun sequence DNA window includes the following coding sequences:
- the LOC117637595 gene encoding pathogenesis-related protein 1-like, whose translation MGLCKTSFALVCLVGLALLQPTLAQDSPQDYLNAHNAARAAVGVRALTWDPNLAAYAQRYANSRKGDCNLVHSGGPYGENIAMSSGDMSGTAAVNLFVAEKANYNYNSNTCAPNKVCGHYTQVVWRNSARVGCAKVRCNNGGTFIGCNYDPPGNYVGQKPY comes from the coding sequence ATGGGGTTGTGTAAGACGTCATTTGCCTTGGTTTGTCTCGTAGGTTTAGCCCTCCTCCAACCCACTCTTGCCCAAGACTCACCACAAGACTACCTCAACGCCCACAACGCCGCTAGAGCGGCAGTAGGTGTTCGAGCCTTAACTTGGGATCCAAACCTAGCAGCTTATGCACAAAGATATGCCAATTCCCGTAAAGGTGATTGCAATCTTGTGCACTCTGGCGGGCCTTATGGCGAAAACATAGCAATGAGCAGCGGTGACATGTCTGGCACAGCTGCGGTGAACTTGTTTGTGGCAGAGAAGGCCAACTATAACTACAACTCAAACACCTGTGCTCCTAACAAGGTGTGTGGCCATTATACTCAGGTTGTTTGGCGCAACTCAGCTCGTGTAGGATGTGCCAAAGTTAGGTGCAACAATGGAGGTACCTTCATTGGGTGCAATTATGACCCCCCAGGCAACTATGTAGGCCAGAAGCCTTACTGA